The proteins below are encoded in one region of Enhydrobacter sp.:
- the rpmI gene encoding 50S ribosomal protein L35, which yields MPKMKTKSGAKKRFRFTGTGKVKHGVAGKRHGMTKRGNRFLRQQTGMTLVSESDTRIIKRNFFPYAR from the coding sequence ATGCCCAAGATGAAGACCAAAAGCGGGGCCAAGAAGCGTTTTCGCTTCACCGGCACCGGCAAAGTGAAGCATGGGGTCGCGGGCAAGCGCCACGGCATGACCAAGCGGGGCAACCGCTTCCTGCGTCAGCAGACCGGCATGACGCTCGTGTCGGAGTCCGACACCCGCATCATCAAGCGCAACTTCTTCCCGTACGCGAGGTAA
- the pheS gene encoding phenylalanine--tRNA ligase subunit alpha, with protein MDDLSTIRSEALDAVAGAADLSALDAVRVAALGKKGSITGLMKTLGGLAPEQRKEFGARVNQLKSEIEAALEARKATLGASALAARLASEKIDVSLPTRPEGQGTLHPIGQVMDELAAIFGEMGFTWAEGPDIEDDWHNFTALNIPPDHPARQMQDTFYLPPRADGTPMVLRTHTSPVQARTMLDNKVQEMLAGGGSLRIIVPGRTFRLDNDATHTPMFHQVEGLVIDRTTHMGHLKGCLVDFCRAFFEVDDLPLRFRPSYFPFTEPSAEVDIGCSWKGGELRIGAGDSWLEILGSGMVHPNVIANCGLDPATYQGFAFGMGIDRIAMLKYGIPDLRSFFDSDLRWLRHYGFSALEWPSLTQGLGR; from the coding sequence ATGGACGATCTGTCGACGATTCGCAGCGAGGCGCTCGACGCGGTGGCCGGCGCCGCCGATCTCAGCGCGCTCGACGCCGTGCGCGTGGCGGCGCTCGGCAAGAAGGGCAGCATCACCGGCCTGATGAAGACGCTGGGCGGGCTCGCTCCCGAGCAACGCAAGGAATTCGGCGCGCGCGTGAACCAGCTCAAGAGCGAAATCGAGGCCGCACTCGAGGCGCGCAAGGCGACGCTCGGCGCCTCGGCGCTGGCCGCCCGGCTCGCGTCGGAGAAGATCGACGTCAGCCTGCCGACCCGTCCCGAGGGACAAGGCACGCTGCATCCGATCGGCCAGGTGATGGACGAGCTGGCCGCCATCTTCGGCGAGATGGGCTTCACCTGGGCCGAGGGTCCCGACATCGAGGACGACTGGCACAACTTCACCGCCCTCAACATCCCGCCCGACCATCCGGCGCGGCAGATGCAGGACACGTTCTACCTGCCGCCCAGGGCCGACGGCACGCCGATGGTGCTCAGGACGCACACCTCGCCGGTGCAGGCGCGCACCATGCTCGACAACAAGGTGCAGGAGATGCTGGCGGGTGGCGGCTCGCTCCGCATCATCGTGCCCGGCCGCACCTTCCGGCTCGACAACGACGCTACCCACACGCCGATGTTCCATCAGGTCGAGGGGCTGGTGATCGACCGCACGACCCACATGGGCCACCTCAAGGGCTGCCTGGTCGATTTCTGCCGCGCCTTCTTCGAGGTCGACGACCTGCCGCTGCGCTTCCGCCCCTCCTACTTCCCCTTCACCGAGCCCTCGGCCGAGGTGGACATCGGCTGCTCGTGGAAGGGCGGCGAGCTTCGCATCGGGGCGGGCGATTCGTGGCTCGAGATCCTGGGCAGCGGCATGGTGCATCCCAACGTGATCGCCAATTGCGGCCTCGATCCAGCCACGTACCAGGGCTTCGCCTTCGGCATGGGGATCGACCGCATCGCCATGCTGAAGTACGGCATCCCGGACCTGCGCAGCTTCTTCGATTCGGATTTGCGGTGGCTGCGCCACTACGGCTTCTCGGCGCTCGAGTGGCCGTCGCTCACGCAGGGGCTCGGCCGATGA
- the rplT gene encoding 50S ribosomal protein L20, translated as MARVKRGVAAHARHKKVLKLAKGYRGRAKVAFRVGIEKVEKGLQYAYRDRRNKKRAFRGLWIQRINAAAREHGMTYSQFMNGILKAGIEVDRKVMADLAAREPAAFKALVEQAQAALK; from the coding sequence ATGGCACGCGTCAAGCGGGGCGTGGCAGCGCACGCTCGTCACAAGAAGGTCCTGAAGCTCGCCAAGGGCTATCGCGGCCGCGCCAAGGTGGCGTTCCGTGTCGGCATCGAGAAGGTCGAGAAGGGCCTGCAATACGCCTATCGCGACCGGCGCAACAAGAAGCGCGCGTTCCGCGGGCTCTGGATCCAGCGCATCAACGCCGCCGCACGCGAGCATGGCATGACCTACTCGCAGTTCATGAACGGCATCCTGAAGGCCGGGATCGAGGTCGACCGCAAGGTAATGGCCGATCTCGCGGCGCGGGAGCCGGCAGCGTTCAAGGCCCTGGTCGAACAGGCCCAGGCCGCCCTCAAGTAA